From a single Falco peregrinus isolate bFalPer1 chromosome 10, bFalPer1.pri, whole genome shotgun sequence genomic region:
- the TMEM69 gene encoding transmembrane protein 69, producing MFPLIQRCCFHTPFKLQKLTSPRLLLYGKNKTTWSSLGLQLQRGMCPLSRPPSLNPTSVYATKIQAFHTSLPFFKKKTPKESETKDLGVFKRSMESLKDSPKPALYLSLAGLIPFVSVPLVMATQGTYYPELVFAQVMYGAATVSFIGGMRWGFALPENSPAKPDWMNLANSTVPAIFACQALLLKDVTEGAVMLIIALGIALHYDVSLLPPYPRWFKVLRVVGTVVMVLSLLATLTLKVILEEQLSNTRPKWQNTK from the exons ATGTTTCCTCTCATACAACGATGCTGCTTCCACACACCTTTCAAA CTCCAGAAGTTAACCAGTCCCAGACTACTACTGTATGGAAAGAATAAGACAACTTGGTCTTCTCTtggcctccagctgcagagaggtATGTGTCCTCTCTCAAGACCTCCAAGCCTCAACCCAACATCAGTATATGCAACCAAGATCCAGGCTTTTCACacctctctccccttcttcaagaagaaaactcCCAAAGAATCTGAGACCAAAGATTTGGGCGTCTTCAAACGAAGTATGGAATCACTCAAGGATTCTCCCAAGCCAGCCCTTTACTTGAGCCTCGCAGGGCTAATTCCGTTTGTTTCTGTGCCACTGGTAATGGCCACCCAAGGGACCTACTACCCCGAGCTGGTGTTTGCTCAGGTTATGTATGGTGCCGCAACAGTCTCTTTCATAGGAGGAATGAGGTGGGGGTTTGCTCTCCCAGAAAACAGCCCGGCCAAGCCAGACTGGATGAACCTGGCTAACAGTACAGTTCCTGCAATCTTTGCCTGTCAAGCCTTACTTCTTAAAGATGTCACTGAAGGTGCAGTAATGCTAATAATAGCCTTAGGGATAGCACTACATTATGAcgtttcccttcttcccccttaTCCTAGGTGGTTCAAAGTACTGAGGGTAGTGGGAACAGTGGTGATGGTATTATCACTGTTAGCTACTCTAACGCTGAAGGTTATTTTAGAGGAGCAGCTAAGTAACACAAGACCTAAATGGCAgaacacaaaataa